The DNA region gagaTATTATCTCTTATACCCTGGGActaaagcccaactttaacacaaaatccacaaatgagaaaaatgatgatgatgatgatgatgatgatgatgatgatgatgatgatgatgataaagcaaaagaaaaagaattcaccCATTGGTAGTTATTTCAGTgatggattcaaactcagaagaagatagtgaAGTTAAAACAGCTACTGCAatgcattctgggaagatggtagagagGTCAGAAATTTCccagctctccagatttcctccacaagcAGACAGAAAATCTCCATGGAACAGAGCAGACATACAATGCACAGCAGTAAATGATtgtagtaaccttgtgtttgatacatataaagatttaagctttggggataagaatatactatttaggggaaaaatgtcaggaaaactggaaagaagtctggCAAAAATTGGGTATAATCGACATCTTATGCCACttaccaagatatggtcaaaatgtaAACATGACCttgatataaagggagatatcataattAGAATATGAAATACTTTACCTATCAAACTAAtggataatggaagaatttatcAATAAAGAGACAGAGTATTGTgagatgtgaaatggataattttgattacatcacactaaagcttttgtacaaataaaaccagtatagtcaaaattagaaggaaagcagaaaattaggggagggggaattatagacagtttctgggataaaggtctcatatatcaaatatatagagaactttgtcaaatttataaaactatgaGTAATTCTCAaattgataagtagtcaaaggatatgaacaggctgttatctgaaaaatgctctaaatcatttttattagagaattgcaaattaaaacaacttggagATATCATCTgatcctatcagattggctaaaattataGAAGCAGAATATGACAAATGTcagaggagatgtggaaaaattggtacactaatacACTCTTTGTAAAACTGTAGACTGAACcaatcattttatagagcaatctgcccaaagagttataaaactgtgtttaCTCCTTGCCCCAGGAATACCCCTATTatatctgtttcccaaggtgatcaaggaaaaaggaaaagaatctacatattctaaaatatttatagcaactctctttgtggtggcaaagaattggaaattggggatgcccatcaattggggaatgactaattCTGTTGTGGTgcatgattgtgaaggaatattaCTGCACTGTAGTTAATGATGAGAtggttaattttagaaaaacatggaaagacttacatgaaataatgaaaagtgaagcgagcagaaccaagagaacgttgtatacagtaacatcgATATTGTTCAAAGAGTAATTGTGAACAATCAAGTTATTTTGAGGACTATAAATACTCAGATCACCTTTAGAgtacctgtgaaggaagatgctagccacctccagagaaagaaatgataaatagaagtaagCATCATATGGTTTAAAATAGTTTATGAAATATCactagaagaaaatttagaaacataATCATATTCACAAAATCATGAATAAAAATGCATagaatgaaattctttttttttcttttcagaaacaattttatttggGTAAGTAACTGACTGAAGAAGCCTCATTTGTAACCAAGATGGAATTTCACAGTGTGATGTTACattcacattttcaaaatatatctGTATGTACAGGAGTTTGTAAATAGATGCCAACATACATCACTTTCCAAGGTCTGGTTTCCATCCCCATGtctccctccaccaaaaaaacaaacaaacaaatgaacaaaaaacaacagcaaattcAGCAAGACCACCCTGtccaaaataactttaaaattaaaaaactgaGAATAACAGTCAAACCAAGCAAGTCCGACAGCAGGATCATGTGTCACTAAGGAAAACGGAGTTCTGACTTTAGATGATACTGGATTATTTAAAACTTGCTTTTCAGTAAAAGTAGGAACTAGTTTCTGAAAGGAAATTTACTCCTTAGAGATAATTTTTGAGCCAATGTGGCTGGTTCCCATGTTCtctaatagaaaataatttagtGCAGCAACAACTGACTGTAAATTCATAAACTGTATATAGTTAGATTATAATTGGCTTTGTAATAGTTATACAAGAAGCCATACTGTAGAAGGCCCACTAGAGTTCAAGTATACCATTCCACTCCCTCTCTGTACTGTGGCTATGTAGCATTATACAAAGTACCCTGACATTTAACTATTTGGACATTTCAACAAGATTtgaaaggtgatttttttaaatgaaaaaaatttgttttttgattttttttaaaaggagtgaggaagagaagaggcatCGTGTTATGTCATCCAAGCTGCATGTCCCAACCTCTTACAGGAGGCATGccaggtgggaggaggggaggtgcCACTGGAGGCTGCCCACCTAGGGGCACAGCTGGAGGAGGGTAACTGGCAGGTGGCATCTCAAGCCCTGGAAAAGGGTAGGGAGGAACAGAATGAGTTGGAGGCAATTGTGGAGGTTGAAAGTTGAGGCTGTATGTTGGTGGGGGGAAATATCCAGAGGCTAGTGGGGGAATTATGGGTAGTGGAAATGATGCCAGGGGAGGCAAGACAGGTGGCCAAGAGTTAAGAGGATATATATGAGGATAGTATGGCAAGTGAGTGGGTTGCCCGTATGCTGGAGGCAGAGCCCCACAGACTGCTCCTTCTGTCTTCATCACGGATTGCATCCTTTGATAACCTTCTCCTGACATATAGGAATTTGTATTTAACATCCCAGTAATGTAGCTGGAAGGTGGTGGCAAAGGGTGGGGGTGAGTAAGAGGAGGTGGCTGATGTACAGGGGCAGGATGACTTCGAGGAGAAGTCTGGACTTTTGGTAGATCTCCAGCCTCCACTGTCCTGGTCTGCTTGCCCTCACCCATTGAAATGGCAGGTGTGAGGGTTGGCTTACATTCTGGAGGTGGAGGTACAGGTAGCCTTGGTGGGTGTGGTCTCAATTAGGGGGATTTTAGATGTTGGTTGTTCTGCTGCCTTGTTGTCTTCCTTATGAGAAACAATCAGTGATTGTTTAAGCTGCCTGGGAGGGCTATGCTGAGGAGATGTTGGTTGCTCCAATTGCTGAGCAATATGATGAGGTGCCTGCTGGTTTCCTTGTGAATAGAGAGCCAGTATCTGATGGCAAATGTCTTCTAGAACACCAACAGGTACGTcttgaacaaattgttcccacCATTTCTTGTCTGTTGCTTTTGATGTCCATTCCTGCATTTCAAATTTGCATAAATGGCCTGCCAAGTACCTGACTGAGACTGCTATGATCTCAGGTTCCCATTGCAGTGATAATGTAGTACACAAACTGTCATTTATAAATGTCCATGCCATTTGAACCaatttttgaattttgtttttatcaccTTTGAGTTGTTTGGCATACTTGAGGAGAAACTGGTAGGGATGTTCcacttgaaaatcaaattttatgGTCTGTAATAAGAGCCTCTCCAGAGCCATAACTTCTTCCTTTGGGTCATCTCCAAATTGACCAAACTGTACATCACTTAATAAGCTAAAAGCTGTTTTGAGAATATCTTTACATTTTTAGGAGTTTCTTCTACTTTCCCTGCCAAAAAGAGACCACAAACTCCTGTCACATATCTTTGGAACTGTTTAAATGAGTGAAACATGTAGAAACGATGAAAATAAACTATTCCAGTAGCCACGGTACCATAGGGCAGTCCCAAACGTGCTTCTACATCAAAGATGAACCTGGCACCCTCTTGGCGGTATTGGGCTTCAGTAGTTGGATCCAGGCCTTCTAACTGTGAAGGTGTATGAGTCAAGTCTTCTTTATCCCAGTACCAGCATGGTTTTCTGTGGCCGAGCATTGCCAAAATTACTGAAGGGCTGGGATTTTCTTTATTCTCCTTCAttgattaaagtaaacttgttctTATTCGAAAGGTTTCCTGAGTAAGCTAGAATCCCATGTCTTCAGCAAGTCCTCCTTAGCAATATCTCACAGTGTTGACTATAGCCATTGTGGACACAGAGTAACAGGGAGCCTAGAACAAAAATCAGTACCAATCGGATGTTATTAATTTAGTCAGatgtatttccaaattatcttacatagaaAACCATCCTATCACATGGGGCTTTAATACAGATGAACAAATTTGGTGGAACTTTCTCCCTTAGTATAAGCTGATCTATAATGTGAGCTGATTCATAAACTTTCCCTTTCTAGCTAGGTGTGAAGCTAGCTCTTCCACTTGTGAATCCCTCAATTCCAATTAAGCCTGGGTGGGAAAATGCCTTCCAGGTAAAATTTTCTTAAAGGTGCAGGGGCCTTCTGCTGAGCTGACACTCAGTTCATGAAGCAAAAATACAGAGGTATCCATTCCCTCAGAGCCCAAATTTCCAACTAGCACCCCAACAGAGATATACTatctcacaacaacaacaacaaatttgctCCATAATTTCACATGTCCCTAAGAACCTTGTGAACTAGGAAACCAGGTATTAGCTCTCTCAATTATCTTAAGCAAGGACACTGAGAGTATGACCACCAAAACTTTTCagctagaaaatataattttctcaatcCCCCTAGCCCCAGATTTTGGAGAAACCTGTGGGGACTCAACTCACTGTCTGCTTGGGTAGGAAAAGAGGACTTCTTCAGCCCTTCAAGCTTCAGAAAATGCCAAAGTGGAGCTCTTTTTTAATACTCCCAATTTTTTAAGGTCCTTCTTAAAGGCTAAGAGCCCAACTACCTTCAAAGGTTTATCTCCCAATCCTGTTCAGAGAGATCCTGTTTGAAAGATGAATTCATTCCCTGCCAAGGATGGCCCAGAAAAAGTACTTGAATTTTAAATGTTGCCaaattttcccaaattttctagGATACAATcttctaaaataaaataggacacaaacaaaatacacaaaattgttcatttgcctttggggtttttgtttccCGGAGAAGATCTTGCTGCAGTGAATAAGGAGAGAACCAATCACAAACATGAATTTCCTAACAAGAAGTTCTCCCCTCATGGACAATTTTTCCACTCGGGCCCACTAAAATAGAAGACAGATTTCTGATAAGGATCTGAGGTGGGCAGCTCTTATTCCCATCCCTTCATGGTTGCCAGCAAATAATCGAGAAATTGAGGTCAATGGTCTCTCTTGATAACCAAAGATGCCTAGACAGGAGGGAGCATCTCAGGCTACTTTATATCCAGGCTTGCCTTCCTGATAAGTGAAAGGCAGCCCTGATTGGCTGATATTTAAGGAGGAAGGGGCTTGAGAGTTTTCAACTCTTCTTATTGGTGGGAGGAGTGTAAACTGAGATTCAAGCAGCTTCTAGTAAGCGATCTGGGCAAGGGAATCCACTCCAGGATTTCTCTGGTTAAGTTTCTTTTTTGTAAGCCAGGTCACACCAAACTttaagtgaagggagcagaaaagGGAATATTACAATTTATTACTAATGATGAAATGATAAAGCATTAAAACTAATTTTACTCATACCTCCTTTGATTCTCTGAGAGATGCAATCTCCTCAGTAAATCACTAACAGATAATTATCAAATCTCAGTACCGATCAATAGTTGTCACATTTGGACGCTGATTTTAGCTTCTTCTGATCTCCATTGACCCATACCTTTCTGCTACAATatcctcaaatttttttttatttcttttctcagtttgtTCTTTCATTCTTGAATGAAAGTGTTTTAAGCCAGTTTCATCCATCATCTGCTATCATAGAAGCTTGATGTTAAAAATGTGACTTCAGTATATGCCGTTCCAGCTATAACTTCATAAACTTTACAAGTGATAGGCAAATAACCTTAGATTAAACTTATTCTATATCATAAACGGGCTTGATAATTTAATTCCCATTTTGTGCAAAGAGTGTTTGTAATGTAAACCAATTCATCACTTAGGAATTTCACAACACAGGGTTGATAAGAGTTTATGACTACCTGGTCCCAAGAAACCTTCTAAGTTTACAAGTAAAGAGATTTGAGAAGTTCTTTTTCTTGTACCTTTTCCCAATGGGAATCAAtgatcaattttctttttcaaaatacaTACCATTAAATGCTTCATAGGTTTTTAACCTTATCACAGTAAGCTTTACTAACTTAACCAATTATTTCACAATTTTTGTGAGTGATAGTCAAATCATTTCAGATTCCTCTTTAGTACGGGCAAACCAAACTAGGCTTAAAATAAAGAtttgtgatgattaaaaaggtGCAGGAGACACAGTTTCTGGgtagtttaataattttattaataaggccagctgtttattaataaaagaatggtcatttttactatctctcttagaccaaacaCAATAATGGCAAGTGGGGCTCAgagtttatatacctttttaAATGAGGAGCTGAGCTCACCCATGTCACCCTTGGAGAGCAAAAATATCTTTATACAAGACCACTCCTGGTCTTGGACTGTCTAGACAAAAATTTGTCTCAACCCAAgtttgagtagaacacaatgggcttcaCAACCTTAGATTAAAGTCCTTTAAGGTTGGGTGGGATCTGACCAAAATGAGGAGAGttaataaaatctcattttcagtaAAGTCCTTCAAAAGACTTGAAGTTTTTAAAATCAGGGATTTCAAAGATGGGGAGATCCTCTGAATATCCCAAAGATATTGattattaataagcattttttctcAGATTTCACTAATTAAAAGCAGTTACTTGGTGATAATCACCATTTGTGAACATTTCTACTCTGTTTCAGTTGattgaaatgagaaaagaaatatgaGGGTTGGGAGAAAAATACAATCATACAATGAAAAGGGACAACCAAAGTCCTGCTTCCAGGTAACAATGGTCTTGGCAAAACCTTGAGTACTACTAGGGTTCATGACTGATAGGTCAGACATCTGGAAAGTATTTTCTACTAACTGAGATTCTGGGTTGAAATGTCCCAAT from Trichosurus vulpecula isolate mTriVul1 chromosome 1, mTriVul1.pri, whole genome shotgun sequence includes:
- the LOC118853095 gene encoding LOW QUALITY PROTEIN: cyclin-K-like (The sequence of the model RefSeq protein was modified relative to this genomic sequence to represent the inferred CDS: inserted 3 bases in 2 codons) encodes the protein MKENKENPSPSVILAMLGHRKPCWYWDKEDLTHTPSQLEGLDPTTEAQYRQEGARFIFDVEARLGLPYGTVATGIVYFHRFYMFHSFKQFQRYVTGVCGLFLAGKVEETPXKCKDILKTAFSLLSDVQFGQFGDDPKEEVMALERLLLQTIKFDFQVEHPYQFLLKYAKQLKGDKNKIQKLVQMAWTFINDSLCTTLSLQWEPEIIAVSVRYLAGHLCKFEMQEWTSKATDKKWWEQFVQDVPVGVLEDICHQILALYSQGNQQAPHHIAQQLEQPTSPQHSPPRQLKQSLIVSHKEDNKAAEQPTSKIPLIETXHPPRLPVPPPPECKPTLTPAISMGEGKQTRTVEAGDLPKVQTSPRSHPAPVHQPPPLTHPHPLPPPSSYITGMLNTNSYMSGEGYQRMQSVMKTEGAVCGALPPAYGQPTHLPYYPHIYPLNSWPPVLPPLASFPLPIIPPLASGYFPPPTYSLNFQPPQLPPTHSVPPYPFPGLEMPPASYPPPAVPLGGQPPVAPPLLPPAGMPPVRGLGQAAWMTKYKASSPH